The following proteins come from a genomic window of Methanosarcina sp. MTP4:
- a CDS encoding ABC transporter permease, with protein MEVISLVCVIVLWQFTAEWIVKNKLYLPSFYDVVLSLLTIIESGVIVTDLLTSLLHFGIGIIAAFFIGIPLGIIMGWFKEASEAIDPIIEILRPIPPLAWIPFAMVWFGLTHQAAGFVVFVGMIFPIIINTYTGFKNIPRVHVDAAKVLGCTRSVSQIRYVALPSALPSIIAGIRIAMGVGWMCLVAAEMFGVSRGGLGYSLWLNFHLHRMDFVLLYMLLLGFLGLVIDRAFRYYVDTKLLRWKAGIVV; from the coding sequence ATGGAAGTAATCTCTCTGGTCTGCGTAATTGTCCTCTGGCAATTTACTGCAGAATGGATTGTGAAAAACAAACTTTACCTTCCAAGTTTTTATGACGTAGTCCTTTCCCTTCTTACGATTATCGAAAGTGGAGTCATTGTCACCGACCTTTTGACAAGCTTACTTCACTTCGGGATAGGGATAATTGCAGCTTTTTTCATAGGCATCCCCCTGGGAATTATTATGGGGTGGTTCAAAGAAGCAAGTGAGGCTATCGACCCCATAATCGAAATCCTCAGGCCAATTCCCCCTCTTGCCTGGATTCCTTTTGCAATGGTGTGGTTCGGGCTAACCCACCAGGCAGCAGGATTTGTAGTATTTGTAGGGATGATTTTTCCCATCATCATCAACACCTACACGGGCTTTAAGAACATCCCCAGGGTCCATGTGGATGCTGCAAAGGTACTGGGCTGCACCCGAAGCGTGAGCCAGATCCGCTACGTCGCCCTTCCTTCAGCCTTGCCTTCCATTATTGCGGGGATCCGGATTGCCATGGGTGTTGGCTGGATGTGCCTGGTAGCCGCAGAAATGTTCGGGGTCAGCAGAGGAGGGTTAGGTTATTCGCTCTGGCTTAACTTCCACCTGCACAGGATGGACTTCGTGCTTCTGTACATGCTCCTACTCGGCTTTTTGGGACTTGTCATAGACAGGGCCTTCAGGTATTACGTGGATACAAAACTTCTCAGATGGAAAGCAGGGATCGTGGTATAA
- a CDS encoding ABC transporter ATP-binding protein — MGRVSVKNVSRTFSKKEDKSETQALENINFDVEDGEFICLLGPSGCGKTTLLRIVAGLETQTSGEITLNGVPITGPDPKRGMVFQQYSLFPWRTVIDNITFGLEMQGIGKGEAQKQVEKYLDLVGLEQFKNSYPHELSGGMQQRAAIARALANEPEVLLMDEPFGALDAQTRNILQDELLKIWEQKHVTFLFVTHSVDEAVFLSDRIVVMTSRPGRVKEIIKVDLPRPRSRTSPEANRLRDRILKLLEQERFTR; from the coding sequence ATGGGCAGAGTAAGTGTAAAAAACGTCTCACGCACTTTTTCGAAAAAAGAAGACAAATCCGAAACGCAGGCCCTGGAAAACATAAATTTCGATGTTGAGGACGGGGAATTCATCTGCCTCCTCGGACCTTCAGGCTGCGGGAAAACCACCCTGCTCCGAATAGTGGCAGGGCTCGAAACCCAGACCTCAGGAGAAATTACCCTGAACGGAGTCCCTATCACAGGTCCGGACCCCAAAAGAGGTATGGTATTCCAGCAGTATTCCCTCTTCCCCTGGAGAACGGTCATCGACAACATCACCTTCGGGCTTGAAATGCAGGGAATAGGAAAAGGAGAAGCCCAAAAGCAGGTGGAAAAGTACCTTGACCTCGTGGGCCTTGAGCAGTTCAAGAACAGCTACCCTCACGAACTCTCAGGAGGCATGCAGCAGCGTGCTGCCATTGCAAGGGCTCTTGCCAACGAACCAGAGGTTCTCCTAATGGACGAACCCTTCGGAGCCCTGGACGCCCAGACCCGGAACATCCTCCAGGACGAGCTCCTGAAGATCTGGGAGCAAAAACACGTAACCTTCCTCTTCGTAACCCACAGCGTGGACGAAGCAGTCTTCCTCTCGGACAGGATCGTTGTCATGACTTCCAGGCCCGGAAGGGTAAAAGAAATCATAAAAGTGGACCTCCCCCGCCCGCGGAGCCGGACCAGTCCCGAAGCCAACCGCCTGAGGGACAGGATCCTGAAACTCCTGGAACAGGAAAGGTTCACAAGGTAA
- a CDS encoding polymer-forming cytoskeletal protein, which yields MKCFIKYHPHSNTFVIEKRAFFDEPLMLEGNLIVGQDVNFWKDLVVTGRLELGKGSVVQGNVKAESALVCAGAQVLGSIDAVSELILLDGARANSASCAGDIYMRPGCAVGSVNSGGTLELVGKVTIKKVEPLTKVVVRAEE from the coding sequence ATGAAGTGTTTTATCAAGTACCACCCCCACTCCAATACCTTTGTGATTGAAAAAAGAGCGTTTTTCGATGAGCCCCTGATGCTTGAAGGCAACTTGATTGTCGGTCAGGACGTTAATTTCTGGAAAGACCTCGTGGTTACGGGACGGCTCGAGCTTGGAAAAGGCTCAGTGGTCCAGGGGAATGTGAAAGCTGAAAGTGCCCTGGTCTGTGCCGGGGCACAGGTTCTCGGGAGCATAGACGCTGTTTCGGAACTTATCCTGCTTGACGGTGCCAGGGCAAACTCCGCATCCTGCGCCGGGGACATTTACATGCGGCCTGGTTGTGCCGTGGGCTCCGTAAACTCAGGGGGTACCCTTGAACTTGTGGGAAAGGTCACGATCAAAAAAGTAGAGCCTCTCACAAAAGTGGTTGTTAGGGCCGAAGAGTGA
- a CDS encoding TRAM domain-containing protein, whose protein sequence is MFREESHSAPVEEGEVYDVTIQDLARQGDGIARIEGFVVFVPGTKVGDEVRIKVERVLPKYGFASLVE, encoded by the coding sequence ATGTTTAGAGAAGAGAGTCACTCTGCCCCTGTCGAAGAGGGCGAAGTTTACGATGTCACTATTCAGGATCTTGCTCGCCAGGGAGACGGTATTGCCCGTATCGAAGGGTTTGTCGTTTTCGTCCCCGGAACCAAAGTTGGCGATGAAGTCCGGATTAAAGTCGAAAGAGTACTCCCTAAATACGGGTTTGCAAGCCTGGTTGAGTAA
- a CDS encoding TRAM domain-containing protein yields MFREESRSVPVEEGEVYDVTIEDIARQGDGIARVEGFVIFVPGTKVGDEVQIKVERVLPKFAFGSLVE; encoded by the coding sequence ATGTTCAGAGAAGAAAGCCGCTCTGTTCCTGTCGAAGAGGGCGAAGTTTACGATGTCACAATCGAAGACATTGCCCGCCAGGGAGACGGCATCGCTCGCGTTGAAGGTTTTGTAATTTTTGTTCCGGGAACCAAAGTTGGCGATGAAGTCCAGATCAAAGTCGAAAGAGTACTCCCCAAATTTGCATTTGGAAGTCTTGTCGAGTAA
- a CDS encoding TRAM domain-containing protein, translating to MFREESRSAPVEEGEVYDVTIEDIARQGDGIARVEGFVVFVPGTKVGDEVQIKVERVLPKFAFGSLVE from the coding sequence ATGTTCAGAGAAGAAAGTCGTTCTGCTCCTGTCGAAGAGGGCGAAGTTTACGATGTCACCATTGAGGACATTGCCCGCCAGGGAGACGGCATCGCTCGTGTTGAAGGTTTTGTAGTTTTTGTTCCGGGAACAAAAGTTGGCGATGAAGTCCAGATCAAAGTCGAAAGAGTACTCCCCAAATTTGCATTTGGAAGTCTTGTCGAGTAA
- a CDS encoding TRAM domain-containing protein, translating to MFREESRSAPVEEGEVYDVTIEDIARQGDGIARVEGFVVFVPGTKVGDEVQIKVERVLPKFAFGSLVE from the coding sequence ATGTTCAGAGAAGAAAGTCGCTCTGCTCCTGTCGAAGAGGGCGAAGTTTACGATGTCACCATTGAGGACATTGCCCGCCAGGGAGACGGCATCGCCCGTGTTGAAGGTTTTGTAGTTTTTGTTCCGGGAACAAAAGTTGGCGATGAAGTCCAGATCAAAGTCGAAAGAGTACTCCCCAAATTTGCATTTGGAAGTCTTGTCGAGTAA
- a CDS encoding TRAM domain-containing protein, giving the protein MFRDESRSVPIEEGEVYDVTIEDIARQGDGIARVEGFVIFVPGTKVGDEVQIKVERVLPKFAFASVVE; this is encoded by the coding sequence ATGTTTAGAGATGAAAGTCGCTCTGTTCCTATCGAAGAGGGCGAAGTCTACGATGTAACTATTGAAGATATTGCCCGCCAGGGAGACGGAATCGCTCGTGTTGAAGGTTTTGTAATTTTTGTTCCGGGAACAAAAGTTGGCGACGAAGTCCAGATTAAAGTCGAAAGAGTACTTCCCAAATTCGCTTTTGCAAGCGTTGTCGAGTAA
- a CDS encoding type II toxin-antitoxin system ParD family antitoxin, which translates to MPKVSVEIPQELLEDLNKHVGENKKFVNQSDAIRTAIRKMLDMMDEIDRRHGRLND; encoded by the coding sequence ATGCCAAAAGTAAGCGTTGAAATCCCCCAGGAACTCCTGGAAGACCTGAACAAACACGTGGGAGAAAACAAAAAATTCGTGAACCAATCCGATGCTATCCGGACCGCTATCCGGAAAATGCTTGACATGATGGACGAAATCGATAGAAGGCACGGCAGGTTAAATGACTGA
- a CDS encoding methionine synthase: protein MEEIIFDDIGSYPLPDGVSKEWVQNAFKTREEDEKLFTVINDAFQQKIDAGVQVPTYPQYQDMNEQFLKVIRDESCCDGPFEVKLECARIEELDAIESVAKVYKEKFGETLQVRICVTGPAELYLKEFGGRNYADIYSIFAKNVNKFVRNSMKSAKNFKIATVSIDEPSIGLNPELAFDNDQIISALTDCSKAASKWGADVEIHLHSALYYNLACETPTINVIGMESAGTPSYMDLIDKKVLEDTDSFLRVGIARTDIYTLAGALNEKYNTNVWKEQEYLPEIVTELETPQVITKRLRIAYRRFGNLIKYVGPDCGLGSWPNQKISFMLLSNVAQGIKDFRECL, encoded by the coding sequence ATGGAAGAAATCATCTTTGACGATATCGGGAGTTATCCCCTCCCTGATGGTGTGAGTAAGGAATGGGTCCAGAACGCCTTTAAGACGAGGGAGGAGGATGAAAAACTTTTCACGGTAATTAATGACGCTTTCCAGCAGAAAATCGATGCGGGAGTGCAGGTCCCCACCTATCCCCAGTACCAGGACATGAATGAGCAGTTCCTGAAGGTGATCCGGGATGAGAGCTGCTGTGACGGGCCTTTTGAAGTGAAGCTTGAGTGTGCCAGGATCGAAGAGCTTGATGCCATAGAAAGCGTTGCAAAGGTTTACAAAGAAAAATTCGGGGAAACCCTGCAGGTCAGGATCTGCGTGACCGGGCCTGCCGAACTTTACCTCAAGGAATTTGGGGGGAGGAATTATGCGGATATTTACTCTATTTTTGCAAAAAATGTTAACAAATTCGTCCGTAATTCCATGAAATCGGCAAAGAACTTCAAAATTGCCACTGTCTCCATTGACGAGCCCAGCATCGGGCTGAACCCTGAACTTGCTTTTGATAATGATCAGATTATTTCTGCCCTCACCGATTGCTCGAAGGCTGCGAGTAAATGGGGCGCTGACGTGGAAATCCACCTCCATTCCGCCCTCTACTACAACCTGGCCTGTGAGACCCCAACCATCAATGTCATCGGTATGGAATCTGCAGGCACACCTTCTTATATGGACCTTATAGACAAAAAAGTTCTTGAAGACACGGACTCTTTCCTGCGCGTCGGGATTGCAAGGACTGATATCTACACTCTTGCAGGCGCCCTGAACGAAAAGTACAACACAAACGTCTGGAAAGAGCAGGAGTACCTGCCCGAAATCGTCACGGAACTTGAGACCCCACAGGTGATTACAAAGCGGCTCAGGATTGCTTACAGGCGCTTCGGAAATCTTATTAAATACGTCGGCCCGGACTGCGGACTTGGTTCCTGGCCGAACCAGAAGATATCTTTCATGCTACTCTCAAACGTGGCTCAGGGCATCAAGGATTTCAGGGAATGCCTGTAA